From one Methanosarcinales archaeon genomic stretch:
- a CDS encoding sugar phosphate isomerase/epimerase: protein MRISCASLFLWDFSVKDIVKILSRAGIENMEFWAETPEFWRHRHEPEAAYKLKDTISVFSDQCTVHAPVMDLNASSFNEHVCNATIIETKWAIDLTVKLDASILTIHPGKRTVNRAPTPEDWDRFLNYLTVCIDHASEMDVTLALENLTPSVRSMCYDPVQMGNVLAKFPDLMMTLDIPHALQIDVDNAMKFIDDLGERIVNIHVGGIHNGVPHYPGYLDQNPMTSDVLSRLRLNGYDNDLTIEIDDKLIDGYQSESDKISILENERTYLIQAFSSV from the coding sequence ATGAGAATATCATGTGCCTCACTTTTCCTCTGGGATTTCAGTGTTAAAGATATAGTGAAAATACTATCCCGGGCAGGCATCGAGAATATGGAATTCTGGGCAGAAACCCCGGAATTTTGGCGGCATCGACATGAACCTGAAGCCGCGTATAAGCTTAAAGATACCATTTCTGTATTTTCTGACCAATGTACTGTCCATGCCCCTGTTATGGATCTTAATGCCTCTTCTTTTAATGAACATGTGTGTAATGCTACTATTATCGAAACTAAATGGGCTATCGACCTGACAGTAAAACTCGATGCATCCATTCTTACGATACATCCCGGGAAAAGAACTGTTAACCGTGCTCCCACTCCAGAGGATTGGGACCGGTTCTTAAACTATCTTACAGTTTGTATTGATCATGCCAGCGAAATGGATGTAACCCTGGCATTGGAGAACCTAACACCAAGTGTACGTAGTATGTGTTACGATCCTGTTCAGATGGGGAATGTACTTGCAAAATTCCCAGATTTGATGATGACTTTAGATATTCCCCATGCTCTTCAAATTGATGTGGATAATGCCATGAAATTTATTGATGACCTGGGTGAAAGGATTGTAAATATTCACGTGGGGGGGATACATAACGGAGTACCGCATTATCCTGGATATTTAGATCAAAATCCAATGACATCAGATGTCCTGAGCAGGTTAAGACTGAATGGGTATGACAATGATCTTACCATTGAGATAGATGATAAATTGATTGACGGATATCAATCTGAATCTGATAAAATTTCGATTCTTGAAAATGAGAGGACTTATCTTATACAAGCATTTAGTTCAGTATAG
- a CDS encoding ArsR family transcriptional regulator: MRNQSVKVLDKADMEFADTLMGLGLKRNVAKTLTYLKNVDEVTSREIERGSDLRQPEVSNAMRELKNMNWVVIREQKKPGKGRPFKIYRLDEKINSIIKQLEQQKTMESRRMMDNIQRLKLMKLGN, translated from the coding sequence ATGAGAAATCAATCCGTAAAAGTATTAGATAAGGCCGATATGGAATTCGCAGACACTCTAATGGGGTTAGGATTAAAAAGAAATGTGGCAAAAACACTTACATATCTGAAAAATGTCGACGAAGTAACTTCTCGCGAAATTGAAAGAGGTTCTGATCTACGACAACCAGAAGTAAGTAATGCAATGCGTGAACTCAAGAATATGAATTGGGTGGTTATACGCGAACAAAAGAAACCCGGTAAAGGACGGCCTTTTAAAATATATCGGCTGGATGAGAAAATAAATTCCATTATTAAACAACTGGAACAACAAAAAACAATGGAATCCAGAAGAATGATGGATAATATTCAGCGATTAAAACTGATGAAGCTGGGTAATTAA
- the ribB gene encoding 3,4-dihydroxy-2-butanone-4-phosphate synthase, translating to MNNIKNNSIHKAIESLKNGKMILLFDAVDREGETDFVIPASKITTEHIYQMRKDGGGLICVAIHPKAAAKLDLPFYADILRHSHSNEKVRKLVEKDGDLSYDSKSSFSLWVNHRDTFTGITDRDRVLTITRMGAFVKSALNGGTADLSSEFRSPGHVSLLRAADGLMRERMGQTELSVALAELANLTPAMAICEMLDGSNGLALSKTDAINYAKEHDLVFVEGKDVIEEYDKNRN from the coding sequence ATGAACAATATAAAAAATAATTCAATACATAAAGCAATTGAATCATTGAAAAATGGAAAAATGATATTGCTATTTGACGCAGTAGACCGTGAAGGTGAAACTGACTTTGTCATCCCGGCCTCTAAAATAACTACAGAACATATATATCAAATGCGAAAAGATGGTGGCGGCCTTATATGTGTTGCAATTCATCCAAAAGCAGCAGCTAAATTAGACCTTCCGTTTTATGCAGATATTTTGCGTCATTCCCATTCTAATGAAAAAGTTCGAAAACTTGTTGAAAAAGATGGGGACCTCTCATATGATTCAAAATCATCATTTTCACTATGGGTAAACCATAGGGATACCTTTACAGGTATCACGGACCGGGACAGGGTCCTGACTATTACCCGGATGGGTGCTTTTGTGAAAAGCGCATTAAATGGTGGAACAGCAGACCTGTCTTCAGAATTTAGATCGCCGGGTCATGTTTCCCTGTTAAGGGCTGCTGACGGCCTTATGCGTGAACGTATGGGCCAGACAGAACTTTCGGTAGCCCTTGCTGAACTTGCAAATCTTACACCTGCAATGGCTATTTGTGAAATGCTTGATGGATCAAATGGTCTGGCACTTTCAAAAACAGACGCTATTAATTATGCTAAAGAACACGACCTGGTTTTTGTAGAAGGCAAAGATGTGATTGAAGAGTATGATAAAAATAGAAATTAA
- a CDS encoding DUF120 domain-containing protein, which yields MEDISALKKLALLGGLNSAIRISSSEFADEILSSSQTASRRLQALDQSGYITRRVDPGGQQITITIKGQQALEAEYLEYREIFSQKPSVIELTGIVITGLGEGQYYTSLKGYRDQFTKKLGIDPFPGTLNLRLEPESMSCRSLLNLKNDVEIKGFTTRNRTFGAGHCYPVKVANGIQGAIMIPERTHYPEDIIEIISPVNIRERLKLEDGSKITVTVE from the coding sequence ATGGAAGATATATCAGCTCTTAAAAAATTAGCACTTTTAGGTGGACTAAATAGTGCCATCAGAATTTCTTCATCAGAATTTGCCGATGAGATATTATCAAGTTCACAAACAGCTTCAAGAAGGCTGCAAGCACTAGATCAGTCTGGATATATCACTCGAAGGGTCGATCCAGGAGGGCAACAGATCACCATCACAATAAAGGGCCAGCAGGCTCTGGAAGCAGAATATCTTGAATACAGGGAAATATTTTCACAAAAACCAAGTGTTATAGAACTCACAGGTATCGTTATAACCGGTTTAGGTGAAGGCCAATATTATACTTCATTAAAGGGATATCGGGACCAATTCACTAAAAAGTTGGGTATTGACCCTTTTCCAGGGACCTTGAATTTAAGACTTGAACCAGAAAGTATGAGTTGTCGGAGTCTATTGAACCTGAAAAATGATGTTGAAATTAAAGGTTTTACCACACGGAACAGGACATTTGGTGCAGGTCACTGTTATCCCGTAAAAGTAGCGAATGGGATTCAGGGTGCAATAATGATACCTGAGAGGACCCATTACCCAGAAGATATTATTGAGATCATATCTCCAGTGAACATTAGAGAGAGGTTGAAACTGGAAGATGGGAGTAAAATTACAGTAACAGTAGAATAA